The Chitinophaga pinensis DSM 2588 region GTGTGTTGATCAAATGAAAACATGTCTGCTCTTTTTCTGACACAAAGTTAGTCTGCCGGCAGCCTGTTCCTTTTACACTATCTGCCCAATCAATGGGACAATCAGGACACGGGACCGGCCGTCTATCCTCATTATCCAAGCTAATGGGCAAATTGTACCATGCAGACTTCGTAACTTTACTTACTGAATGAAAATGAGCTGCGTATGTTGGAAAAGGATAACAGTTTACAATTAGACCAAACATTATTATATATCAGGAACCTGGATAGTTGTCCGCCGAGCTATCTGTACGATCCTGCCAGGAAGGATTTTTTCGAAGTATTATGGCTACAGGACGAACTTCCCTTACACCAGGTGCCGGAAGATCGGGCGGTCAGGGGACATTGGATATACCTCATGCCTCCCTATCGCGTGCATCAGTTAAATAAAGCGGGCAAAAAAGGTATCCTGTTTTCTTTCAAAAGGGAATTGCTGGAAGAAGAAGACAAGGAGTTTGCCCTGGACGTATTCAGGATATTTAATATCAGCGGAGAATTTACCACGATGTTACTTTCTCCCGATATGATCGAACGGCTGAACAAGGTATACGAGTTGCTGGAAGCGGAATATAAGGAAGACTCCAGTAATCTGCCGATGATCAAATCTTTGCTGAAGGTATTTCTGTTACATCTGACCAAGATGAAAAAGGAAGAATTCACGACCCTGGATATTAATCAGAAAAGGGCCTATGAGTTTCTGCTGCTACTGGAAGATCATTATATCCATGAAAGAAATATTCAGTTTTATGCAAACCAGCTGGGTATCAGTCCGAAACGTCTTAACCAGGTATTAAAGGAAGTCCTGAATCAGACGGGTATTCAGTTGTTGCATGACAGGCTGATACTGGAAGCGAAGCGACAGATCATACACAGTGAAAACAGTATCAAGGAAGTGGCGTGGTTGCTCGGTTTCCGGGACAGACCTTATTTCAGCAGGTTTTTCAAAGTACATACCGGACAAACACCGGAAGCCTTTCAGAAGCATGTAAAGAAACATGTGGATACGCTGTTAAATACACTTGTATCGTAGAGCCGCTGCGACAAATAAATAATAAAATGCATACCAGGTCATCAATAGCTAAAATGGAGTAACTGGTATGCATCTCTTTTATTAAATTCCACCCCGGAAACTATCAACCCTAATTCTAAACATCATCTATCCCTGCGGCGGGCCTCACCCCACCCTCAAAATGTATCTTAACCCAAACACTAATGAACATTTACATCATGAAGCATCTCTTTAAGGCATTCCTATATTCACTGGTATGCGGTTTTTTCCTTATCTCCTGTCAGAAAGATCAGGTACGTGAGCAATCAAAAAACGGAATCACCAATGAGGTGATCGGACAGATCAAAGCCCTGGGCTTTAGTACAAATGACGTAAGACGCGTAGACAACGGTTACGTAGTAGAAGGCGATATTTTCCTGTCGGATAAATCGCTGACAGCAAATAACAATGGCAGAAACCTTGTCATTGCAAAATCAGAACAGTATAAAACCTGGAACATCATCGCTGCTTCCGGACACAGAGTCATCACTGTTTCAGTGACCAATCTGCCTGCAGCGTATACAACGGCTACAGATGAAGCCATTGCGCGTTACAACGCACTGGGCCTGCGCATCTCTTTCCAGCGTGTAGCCAGTGGTGGTGAAATCGACATTATCAATGCAAACCTGGGTTCAGGCGTACTGGGACAGTCCGCCGGTTTCCCTGATGCAGCTGGTAATCCGCCAAGCCCTATCAAACTGAATGCGTCTTATATCGGCAGCACCCCTAATCAGGGATGGATGGCGACTATCATCGCGCATGAAATCGGTCATACGATCGGTTTCCG contains the following coding sequences:
- a CDS encoding helix-turn-helix domain-containing protein, with the protein product MLEKDNSLQLDQTLLYIRNLDSCPPSYLYDPARKDFFEVLWLQDELPLHQVPEDRAVRGHWIYLMPPYRVHQLNKAGKKGILFSFKRELLEEEDKEFALDVFRIFNISGEFTTMLLSPDMIERLNKVYELLEAEYKEDSSNLPMIKSLLKVFLLHLTKMKKEEFTTLDINQKRAYEFLLLLEDHYIHERNIQFYANQLGISPKRLNQVLKEVLNQTGIQLLHDRLILEAKRQIIHSENSIKEVAWLLGFRDRPYFSRFFKVHTGQTPEAFQKHVKKHVDTLLNTLVS